The Actinomyces lilanjuaniae genome segment ACCGCTTTCGCTTCCCTCAATAAACAGCCGGTAGACCACACGTTGGCAGAGATGGTTCTCAAGGATCTTATCTCCGACCCCGAGGGCCAGGAAATAACCGCCTCACTCATCATGGCGCAGACCTCCGACTACTTCGGTATCACGATCGAGGACCTTTGCTCCGCCAACCGGTCTCGCACAATCGTATCCGCGCGCCACATTGCTATGTATCTATGCCGTGAACTCACCGACCTGTCACTGCCCAAGATCGGTCGCGAATTCGGAGGACGCGACCACACCACAGTCATGAGTGCCGACAAGAAGATCCGCACACTGATGGCTGAGCGTCGCTCCACTTTCAACCAGGTCACAGAGTTGACCAGCCGTATCAAGCAGGCTGCACAGTCCCCACAACACTGACCAACCCCGCCTGGGAACCTGACGCTGGAGCTCTGGGGACCTCCTCCGCGCGGCCGTAGTCCCCTACAAACTCCGTATGCCGGGCCACCATGGTGACCCAGATGGTGCGACCACCGCCAGTACGACCCGTGTGGATACTTCTGTGGAGAGTAGGTGGATGACAACCTGACACAGTGTGGAGACCCAGAGGCTACATGTGGAAACACATTGCTGTAAGTTCCCTGTCTCCACCGCTCCTACTGTCCGATCACCAGAACCACTCCTTTGTGGTTCCACAGAGGTCACCGCGCGGTTCCCGCCTAAGAGCCAGTTCTCCCCAGGATTCACATGTGCTACTACACCTACAGAACAGGAACTTCTTACATGAACGGCACAGCGCAGCCATCGAGGCTCCCTCAGCGCCCTGGACCTGCCTGGGAACCCTCACGGCCGACTCATGCCGAGGCTGCTGTACCAGGTATGGTCGGGGGCGAGGCTGTCAGACTAGTGTTGGGGTGACGTCTAGACTCCTCCGTACGGATCGGTCACGGACCAGCCGTGCCAACGATCCCGCTCCGCTCCACAGCCAGGGACCTGCTGGAGCCAGGGACCAGGAACATCGACAGGAAGGCACCTACCGTGAAACTCAGGGTTGATCGTGACGTCCTCGCTGAGGCTGTGACCTGGACCGCTCGTTCCGTCCCGACCCGGCCTCCGGTACCGGTCCTGGCGGGGGTACGCCTGGAAGCCATAGGAGCGACCTTGGTTCTGGCGTCCTTTGACTATGAGGTGTCAGCACGTAGCGAGGTCGCTGCCGAGGTAGAAGAGGAGGGCGTTGTCCTGGTGTCGGGAAGGCTGCTTGCCGACATCGCCAAGTCTCTGCCCAACAAGCCTGTAGAACTTGAAGTCGAAGGAACTAAAGTCACTGTCACCTGTGGGTCGTCCCGCTTCTCCCTGGCTGCCATGGCGGCAGACGACTACCCTGTCTTGCCCACCATGCCCGCCGTGGCGGGGACAGTAGACGCTCATGACCTGGCTCGGGCGGTGGCCCAGGTCTCTGCTGCCGCGTCACGCGACGACACTCTTCCTCTGCTCACCAGCGTACAGATAGAAGTTAAGGGCGAGTCGCTGGTCCTGATGGCCACTGATCGTTACAGGCTTGCGGTACGTGAGATGACATGGAATCCGTCGCACGTAGAGATCGCCACGACAGCGTTGCTCAAGGCCCGAACCTTGTCTGACGTCGCCAAGTCCCTGACCTCCTCGGGTGAGATCACCCTTGCCCTCTCGGACGACAGCACCTCGTCCGGACGCATCGGGTTCGAGGCTGGCGGTCGACGAACTACCTCCTTGCTTACCGATGGCGACTACCCGCCGGTGCGTCGGCTGTTCCCGGAGACAACGACCATCCATGCTACCGTCGGAACCGAGGAACTCATGGCTGCGGTTCGGCGCGTAAGCTTGGTCGCTGAGCGCTCCACACCTGTCCACATGACTTTCACCCAGGGTACTCTCTCCCTTGATGCAGGCCAGAGTGACGACGCGCAAGCCTCCGAGCAACTTGTGTCCCACCTTGAGGGCGACGATATTACGACTGCCTTCAACCCCGCTTTTCTGCTAGACGGCTTAGGTGCGCTGGAGCATCCTTATGTCAGACTTGACTTCACGCACTCTTCCAAACCCGCGGTACTTACCGGCGTGGACTCTATCGGTGGTGACGAGGATCCCGGCTTCCGCTATCTCATCATGCCGATTCGGTTCGGTGCCTGACTACTTCAGCAACAACGTGTACCTCTCTGACCTTTCCTTGGACAACTTCCGTTCCTACAAGGACTTGGTTCTCTCCCTGTCCCCCGGGCCCACCGCTTTCGTAGGCCCCAACGGCCAGGGGAAGACCAACCTGGTAGAGGCTGTTGCCTATATGGCGACGCTCTCGTCGCACCGAGTTGGTGCGGACACGGCTCTGGTACGCCGTGCCCCTCCTGGTTCTTCCCAGCCTCAGGGAGCCGTCTTGAGAGCAAAGGTGGTGCATACAGATCGTCCCACTGTCCTGGAGATCGAGATCATTGCGGGGAAAGCTAACAGGGCTAGGATTAATCGTGGAAACTGCCGTCCTCGTGACCTGCTGGGAATCCTGCGCGCCGTCGTCTTTGCTCCGGAGGATCTTGCCGTGGTGCGTGAAGAACCCGGGCTGCGTCGCCGCCTCCTGGACGACTTGGCAGTTGCACTGCGACCGGGGCTGGCAAGTGTGCTCGCCGAGCACTCCAAGATCCTCGCTCAGCGAGCTAGCCTTCTGAAGTCGGCGCGTGCCGCACGGTCGAGTGCGACCGGCACCAGATCGGTGATCTCCACCTTGGAGGTCTGGGACGCCCAGCTTGCTGATGTCGCCTCCCGTCTTATCGCGGCCAGGATTGAGGTGCTACGCCGGTTGCGTCCCTGGGTGGAGTCCTCCTATGAGACTGTCTCCGTAGGACGGTCTTCCGTCCATGCTGCCTATCGATCTAGCCTGGACGCCCATGAAAGGACCGGAGATCCTGACCCACAGCGCAAGGAGACCTGGCACGAGACGGAGGAGGCGCTTCGGGACCCGGCCGCGGTCGCGGTGCGGCTGAGGACGGCGATGGCTCAGCTTCACGAGCGGGAGATTGACAGGGGAGCAAACCTTGTTGGCGCGCACCGTGACGACCTTAGTCTGTTCCTAGGGGGGCTGCCAGCTAGAGGGTTTGCTTCTCACGGGGAGCAGTGGTCCCTCGCCTTGGCCCTGCGTCTGGCTTCTTACGAGATGCTGCGGCACAGCGCCGACACCTATGGTGGTGATTCCGAGCCCGTCCTCATCCTTGATGATGTATTCGCCTCACTGGACCAGCAGCGGCGTCGTGCCCTGGCTAAGATGGTCGCGAATGCCCAGCAAGTGTTGCTGACAGCGGCGGTGGACGCTGACGTTCCTGCAGAGTTGAACGGAGCACGCTTTCATGTTCTGGGAGGGAAGGTGACCAATGACTGAGCAGGGACCTGGTTCTCCCCAGCAGCCTAGTCGCGACAGTCAGGAGCCGGTTGACGTCCTTGCCCAACGTGCCCTGGTACGTCAGCGGCGCCGTGCCTGGGAGTCGGGAGAGACGCAGGCTCCTGGGTGGATTACAGACCATGAGAAGAAGGTGGCGCCATGGGACCTTCGACGTGAACGTGATCGTGCCCTGCAACTGGATGAGGACCCGGATGAGCGTGGACCTGGACTGGCGCGCGGACGGGACAGGCCTGGTCCCACTCCCTACGACCCTCGCACGGGCCGTGAGGAGTTGCATCGTATTGTCACGGGCCATGGCTGGGTAGACAGGCTTGCTGTGGCTTGGACCGTGTCTCAATGGTCCGGTATCGTGGGGGAGCAGGTTGCCCAGCACTGTACCGTAGAATCCTTTAACGCCGATCAGGTTACCGTGCGCGCCTCATCCTCTAGCTGGGCCCAGCAGTTGCGGCTGCTTCAGCCTACTATCGAGGCGCGTGTCGCCGAGACGATGAAGTCGGCGCCCGCGGGCACGATGGATGTAAGGAGCCATCCAGGGCAGACCCGCCCCCGTCCTCCTGTGACGCTAAGGATTCTCGGGCCCGCGGCACCGAGTTGGCGACATCGCGGAGTGGGGCTGCACGGAGCGCGTGGTCCTCGCGACACCTACGGGTAACTTTCTTGTAACTGAGGTGACCACAGGCACGTCTGTGAGGGGCTCGTGCTCGCCGGGACATGTGCCCTCCTGGGCTAGAATGCCTCTGAGCGCCCACGGTGCGCCCATGACCGTCCAGATGACAAGCACCTCTTGTAGCGCGGTGTCCAGACCAGGATCGGCCCAAGGAGGGAGCGGGACGGAGACATTCGGACCACCCAGGTCCCTTTTGCGCACAGAACGAGGAGCAACTGACACGTGTCTGACCAGGACATCATGACAACTTCCGAGGCAGCGCTCTCGGGAGACCTTGATCCGACGGCTTCAGGGGGTAGGGACTACGGGGCCTCGGACATCACCGTCCTTGAGGGACTGGAGGCAGTTCGCAAGCGTCCCGGCATGTACATCGGGTCTACCGGTGAACGTGGTCTGCATCACCTGGTCTACGAGGTAGTAGATAACTCGGTGGACGAGGCCCTCGCTGGCTACTGTGACCACATTGAGGTTACTCTCCTGGCCGACGGCGGTGTACGCGTGACGGACAACGGGCGGGGTATCCCTGTCGACAACCATCCCACTGAGCAGCGACCGACTGTGGAGGTTGTCATGACAATTCTCCATGCTGGAGGAAAGTTCGGTGGCAGCGGTTACGCGGTGTCTGGCGGTCTTCACGGAGTGGGAATCTCCGTGGTCAATGCTTTGTCCACTCGTGTCGAGACGGAGGTATGTCGACAGGGGTACAAGTGGCGCATGTCCTTTGCGGAGGGCGGCAAGCCGGTGACTGACCTCGTGCGGGAGGCACCTACACAGGACACGGGGACGACTCAGACCTTCTACCCTGATCCTGCTGTCTTTGAGACGGTCAGTTTTGACTATGAAACCCTGCGCCGACGGTTTCAGCAGATGGCCTTCCTCAATAGGGGCCTGCGTATTACTCTGACGGACGAGCGCGCCGGTGTACAGGACTCGGGGGACGAGATAACTGGGGATGAGGCCGGGCCCGCTGACGACCCGGTCGTAGGGCACCGCAGCGTCAGTTACTGCTACGAGCACGGCCTGCGCGACTACGTGGCCTTTCTCAACACCTCCAAGAAGACGGACCTGATTCACCCTGAGATCATCGCCTTTGAGGCTGAGCAAGTTACGGAGGACGGGCGGTCTATCAGCCTGGAGATCGCCATGCAGTGGACAAGCGCGTACTCGGAGTCCGTGCACACCTATGCTAATACTATCAACACAACGGAGGGCGGTACCCATGAAGAAGGCTTCCGTACGGCGCTGACGACACTGGTTAACAAGTACGCCCGTGATAGGGGGCTGCTCAAGGACAAGGAGGACAACCTCACTGGCGATGACGTCCGTGAAGGACTGACTGCAGTGATCTCGGTCAAGCTCTCAGAGCCACAGTTCGAGGGACAGACCAAGACCAAGCTCGGTAATACTGAAGCCCGCAGTTTCGTCCAGCAGACGGTCTATTCCCAGCTCGGCGATTGGCTCGACTCCCACCCGGGTGAGGCGAAGGCCGTAGTCACCAAGGCTATTCAGGCCGCTACCGCGCGACTGGCCGCCCGTAAGGCGCGAGAGGCTACCCGACGTAAGGGTGTCCTGGAATCTGCCTCTATGCCGGGAAAGCTGCGTGATTGCTCCTCCCGTGTGGCTGAGGAGTGCGAGATCTTCATTGTCGAGGGCGACTCTGCTGGGGGATCTGCCGTGGGTGGACGTGACCCGGAGCATCAGGCGATCATGCCGATTCGGGGAAAGATCCTCAACGTGGAGAAGGCCAGGCTGGACAGGGCGCTGTCCTCGGAAACAATCCGCAGCCTCATCACGGCTTTTGGCACAGGTATCGGAGAGGACTTCGACATCTCCCGGCTGCGCTACGGCAAGATTGTCATCATGGCTGACGCCGATGTTGACGGGCAGCATATTGCCACCCTTCTTCTCACGCTTCTGTTCCGGTATATGAGACCTCTTATCGAGCATGGGCATGCTTATATTGCTATGCCCCCCCTGTACCGGATCAAGTGGGTCGGTACCGACCACGAGTTCGCCTATTCGGATGCCGAGCGTGACCAGCTCCTCGAAACTGGGCAGGCAGCCGGACGGCGCCTGCCCAAGGAAGGTGGTATCCAGCGGTACAAGGGTCTAGGCGAGATGAACGACCATGAACTGTGGGAAACCACGATGGATCCGCAGCACCGGGTTCTCAAGCAGGTCACCCTTGATGAGGCGGCTGACGCCGACGAAACCTTTGCCATTCTCATGGGCGACGACGTCGAACAGCGCCGCTCATTCATCCAGCGCAACGCAACAGATGTGCGCTTCCTTGATATCTGAGCACCCTGGTGCTCATGGCCTGCTGGCTGGTCCTGGGCCGGGGCCGTCTCGTGCCCCTGGTTGTCCAGGTGCCAGATGGATCAGGTGGATACCGAAACACAAGACCGAAGGAAACCCGTGAGCGACGAGAACACCACCAGCATCGACGGTACCGAGGAGACGGATCGGGACCGTATCCAGCCGGTCGACCTGCAGATGGAGATGCAGCGCTCCTACCTTGACTACGCCATGAGCGTCATTGTCGGACGGGCGCTGCCGGACGTGCGTGACGGACTCAAGCCCGTGCACAGGCGTGTCCTCTACGCTATGTACGACGGCGGGTATCGGCCCACCTCATCCTTCTCCAAGTCCTCCCGCGTGGTGGGTGAAGTGATGGGAAACTATCACCCCCACGGTGACGGTGCCATCTATGACGCCTTGGCTCGTCTGGTGCAGTGGTGGTCTCTACGCTATCCTCTGGTAGCCGGCCAGGGTAATTTCGGTACTCCTGGGAACTTGGGACCGGCCGCGCCTCGCTATACCGAGTGCAAGATGGCTCCTCTGGCCATGGAGATGGTCCGAGACATTGATGAGGAGAGCGTCGACTTCCAGGACAACTACGACGGGCGTAATCAGGAGCCGGCGATTCTTCCTTCACGGTTCCCCAATCTGTTGGTTAACGGATCTGAGGGGATCGCGGTGGGTATGGCCACCCGTATCCCTCCGCACAACCTGCGTGAGGTCGCCAGTGGTGTCCAGTGGTTCCTCTCCCATCCTGAAGCGTCCCGCGAAGAGCTTCTTGAGGCCCTCATCGCCCGGATTCCTGGCCCTGACTTTCCCACTGGTGCCACGATCCTGGGACGTCGCGGCATTGAGGACGCCTACCGTACCGGTCGCGGCTCGATCACCCAGCGTGCAGTGGTGGAGGTTGAGGAGATCCAGGGACGCCAGTGCCTTGTGGTCACTGAGTTGCCCTATCAAGTCAATCCTGACAACCTGGCCGACAAGATCGCCCAGCTGGTGCGTGAGGGCCAGGTTCAAGGAATTGCCGACATTCGTGATGAGACCTCGGGACGTACCGGCCAGAGGCTGGTGATCGTCCTCAAGCGCGATGCTGTCGCCAAGGTGGTACTCAACAACCTCTATAAGCGGACTCAGCTGCAGGACAACTTCGCCGCAAACATGCTGGCCCTGGTTGATGGTGTGCCGCGCACTCTGAGCCTGGACGGGTTTGTGCGTCACTGGGTCTCCCACCAGATTGACGTCATTGTGCGGCGGTCACGCTTCCGACTGCGCAGGGCGGAGGAGAGGCTGCATATCCTGCGCGGTCTTTTGGCTGCCATTGACGCCCTGGACGCGGTGATCGCTCTTATCCGTAGATCGCCCACCACCGAGGAGGCCAGGAGCGGACTCATGGAGCTGCTGGGAGTTGACGAGGCCCAGGCTGAAGCTATTCTCTCCCTCCAGTTGCGTCGTCTGGCTGCTCTGGAACGCCTGAAGATCCAGCAGGAGTCTGACGACCTTACCACCCGGGTAGCTGATCTGCGTGACATTATTGCCAGTCCTGACCGTCAGCGCGGTATCGTCTCCTCCGAGTTGGCTGAGATCGTGGACAAGTATGGAGACGAGCGGCGTACGACGATCGTGCCTTTCGATGGCGAGATGAGTCTGGAGGACCTCATCCCCGAGGAGGACGTGGTTGTGACGATTACTCGTTCCGGTTACGCCAAGCGGACCCGTACTGACGCCTACCGGTCTCAGCACCGGGGAGGTAAGGGCGTCAGGGGCGCGGTCCTTCGGGAGGACGACGTGGTCAGCCACTTCTTCGTCACCACGACTCACCGCTGGTTGCTTTTTTTCACCAACCTGGGGCGAGTCTATCGGGCCAAGGGCTATGAGCTCCCTGAGGGAGGCCGTGACTCCAGGGGCCAGCACGTGGCAAACCTCCTCGCCTTCCAGCCCGGGGAGGAGATCGCCCAGGTCATGGAGCTCACGGACTACGAGCAGGCGGACTATCTTGTGCTCGCTACGCGCCGGGGTCTGGTGAAGAAGACCAGGCTGCAAGAGTACAATTCTAACCGCTCTGGAGGGGTTATCGCCATCAACCTGCGACAGGACGAGGAGGGAAGAGCCGACGAGCTGGTCTCTGCGCGCCTGGTCTCCGAGGGCCAGGACCTGCTGCTGGTCTCCCACCACGGTCAGTCGCTTCGCTTTCAGGCGGACGATGCCACGCTACGGCCGACCGGACGTGCAACGAGTGGCGTGACCGGTATGCGCTTCCGGCCGGGTGACTCGCTGCTCGCCATGGATGTCATTGACCCCTCCTGGAGGGACGCGGATCTGTTCGTGGTGACTGAGGGAGGGTACGCTAAGCGCACCAACGTGGCTGACTACCCTGTCAAGGGGCGGGGCGGCCTCGGGGTCAAGGTAGCCAACCTAGTGGAGGAGCGTGGCGAGCTGGTGGGGGCGCTGACGACCGCGCCCAGTGACGAGGTCATGTGCATCATGGCGTCCGGGAAGGTTGTGCGCTCTGCCGTCTGCGAGGTCTCAGTCACCGGAAGGACGACACAAGGTGTGACTTTTGCCAAGCCTGATGAGGGTGACCGCATCATCGCGGTGGCTCGTAACGCTGAACGGGACCTTGACAGCCCGGAGGTGTCTGGGAAGGAGCCACAGGAAGACGCAGCCGAAGACCAGGTGAAGCAGCCTGACACGGCGCTTCTTGGCGTGGTAGCAAGTCAGGATACCCAGACAGTCACGGATGCGAGCACCACGGGTGAGGCGGTAGCGTTGCCTGATGAGGAGAGCGAGGTAGAGGCATGAGCCAGCCGATATCCATTCCGCCTGGTGGCGGGCCGCCCCAGCCTGTGGGAGACGCTGTGTCCGTTGTGGAGGCGACGACCTCCGGGTCGAACACGGAAGAGAAAAAGTCTAAGAAGAAGATCGTCGGTCCACGGCGGGTGCGGCTTGCACTCACCCGAATCGACCCGTGGTCGGTGATGAAGGCCTCCTTCCTGCTAAGCTTTGCTGCGGGGGTCATGGTCATTGTGGCTACTGCTTTTACCTGGCTGATGCTCGACGCAATGCAGGTCTTCTCCACGATTGAGGACCTGGCCAGGACAGTCGCAGGCGAGGACTCTAACGCCTTCACCGCCCTCATGACCTATCTACAGCTGCCACGTGCCCTTGCGATGGCAACGATCGTTGCAGTTGTCAATATGATTCTCATCACTGCTTTAGCAACGGTGGGCGCTTTCCTGTACAACATCACTGCAACCTTGGTCGGTGGGATTCATCTCACGCTCGCTGACGAGTAACTGACTTGGCCGTTCTGGGCCGAGTGAGATAACCTCGTTCCAGTGGCACGGGCCTATAGCTCAGTCGGTTAGAGCGCATCCCTGATAAGGATGAGGTCGCTGGTTCGAGTCCAGCTAGGCCCACTTCAGCGAAGTTGGTAGGGGATCCAAATGTGTAGTCGCGGTTTTGTCCCGATTATGCTTCTCACCGCCTTGGCTACTGGGACCTACGTCTTGTGGTTGAGGTTAGAGTCGGATTGTCGGCAACGGGCCACCTGGGTGGAGGTAGCTGACCCGCTGGACTGAGGTCCAGTACCGGGGCCATGGCGCAATTGGTAGCGCACCTGCTTTGCAAGCAGGGGGTTACGGGTTCGAGTCCCGTTGGCTCCACCTAGCGATGGAAACTGACTCCTCCTCTGGTAGTTCTAGGCGGGGATTACCCTAGAGGCGCTTGGACCGCGGCCAAGGACAAGGCGTTGGCAAGCCAGCATGGTTGGAGTGCAGGTGGCTGTCTGGGCGCTTCTTATTTAGTTTGGGATCTGTCAGACTCTGACGGAGGCTATTTTACCGGGCGCGTGTATTGGAGTCTTACTTAGGCGTTACAACCACCAGGTTGCTGGAGGTCGCAGTCAAGGTCTCCTCAACAGGTGTCAGGAGTAGTATCCGGGTGCGGCTCCCAGGGAGAGGATGTGCCTGGATTTTCGTTCTCGGCCCGCGTAGAGTGAGGAGCGCTTCACCTTGTCAACCAAGTCGGCTTACTGTGGCATCCAGGTCTCCTGGCCCAGGCAGCGGACCTGGGTACTCGGGCCGGTGAGCTGAACGGGGAACGGAGACATAGCATGACTAATCCGTGGGAGATCTACGACGCTCTCATCGACTGCCTTCCCGCCGACATCCGTGTGACACGCACCGGTCAGGGACCGCGGTGGACCCGTGTGCTTAACTCAGCCGAATCGGTGGGGTCAGCCTGGACCATGGATGTACGGAGTCGACCGGCTCTGGTTGAGGACTCCGCACTGATTGGTAAGTCGTTGCGTGACGTTGCCGCACTGGTGCGTTCCTGGAATCTGGCGGAAGCTAGCGTTGGGTTGGCTGCTGTGAACTCCTGGTACTCCGCACCGGGCACCGCTGAAGGCAACGGCTTTGTCCCTACCGGTGAAGGGACTACCTGGAGGCAGGTCTTTGACCCCTTTGCTGCCGATATCGCCGGGAAGAAGGTGGCGGTCGTAGGTCATTTCCCCTTCGCGCAGGCCGCACTGGCTGGGGCCGCGGAGTACAGCTGCCTGGAACGCGTGCTGCAGCCTGGGGACTATCCGGACAGTGCCTGTGAGTACATCCTGCCTGAGTGTGATTATGTGTTCATCTCCTCCTCGAGCTTTGTCAATAAGACGACGCCACGCCTGATCGCCCTGTCTCGGCAGGCCTACACGGTACTTGTGGGTCCTTCCACCCCCTTGCATCCTGTGCTCCTCGACCACGGGGTGGATACCGTGACCGGCTACGTTTTTTCTCCCGATGTTGCCCAGGCGGACGCCTTTGCCGAACTGGTGCAGGACAATACTATTGGTTCTGGTTACCGTGTCCACAGGCACCGGGCATAACTTGGACGGGCGGTGCGACTTATACCTGGACCCGGTCGGGATGAGATCCCGTACGCTGGCCGCGGTCCAAGGCATCGATCGCCGCCACCTGCTCCTGGCTCAAGGTAAAGCCGAAGACGTCACCGTTGGTCCTGATGCGATCAGAATGCACCGATTTGGGGATGACTACGAAGCCTTTTTGTAGATGCCAGCGGATGACTACCTGCGCCGGACTTACCTTCAGGTCCTGGGCTATCTGTACGACCACTGGGTCCTGAAGAACCTGTCCCCGGCCCAGCGGCGACCAGGACTGCGTAACGATACCAAGCCGCTCATGGATGCTACGCAGCGACTCCTGAGTCAGCCACGGATGGAGCTCGACCTGGTTGACGGCTGGTACCACCCCGGTGGCCTCAGTGATACGGTGCAGGTGCTCAGCAGTGTAGTTCGATACCCCGATCGCCCGGACTCGACCCGAGTCAAGAATCTTGATCATAGTGCGCCAGGTATCCACCAGGTCAATTCCCGCAGACATGGCCAGGGGCCAGTGCACCAGGAACAGGTCCAGGAAGTCCAACCCCAGGGCGTCGAGAGTGGCGTCAAGGCTGCGCAGCGCATCGTCCCGCCGGTGGTTGGGATTGTCGAGTTTGGAGGTGACAAACAACTCCTCGCGCTGTAGCCTGCTGGCCGCGAGAGCGCGGCCCACCCCTGCCTCGTTGCCGTACATCTGAGCCGTGTCGATATGTCGGTAGCCTAGCTCGAGCGCCGCCAGGACCACGTGCTCAGCGTCGTCATCAACTACTTTGTAGGTTCCGAGACCCAGTTGGGGGATCATCGGGGGTGTTGATGGTCCAGCGGGACTTATGCCGTGAGTCAGGGGGATGAGGTCTGCTGGCAGTCCGGTCATGGTGACAGGGTACACAGGAGCAGGGTGCGGGTACAGGCAGGCTGTGGTCGCACGGCAACGGCGGTGGCGTACCCGCAGGTACACCACCGCCGTCTACGTGATTCAAGACTGCCTAGCCAGAGCAATACATAACTGCTGCGGACTGGGAGAAGACGATGCTAGGACAGCCGCCGCGTGCAGGATCTATCCTGCTCAGGCCTCAGGGGCAGGAGGAGCTGGCGGGACGGTCG includes the following:
- a CDS encoding aldo/keto reductase, whose protein sequence is MTGLPADLIPLTHGISPAGPSTPPMIPQLGLGTYKVVDDDAEHVVLAALELGYRHIDTAQMYGNEAGVGRALAASRLQREELFVTSKLDNPNHRRDDALRSLDATLDALGLDFLDLFLVHWPLAMSAGIDLVDTWRTMIKILDSGRVRAIGVSNYTAEHLHRITEATGVVPAVNQVELHPWLTQESLRSIHERLGIVTQSWSPLGRGQVLQDPVVVQIAQDLKVSPAQVVIRWHLQKGFVVIPKSVHSDRIRTNGDVFGFTLSQEQVAAIDALDRGQRTGSHPDRVQV